In a genomic window of Oncorhynchus kisutch isolate 150728-3 linkage group LG9, Okis_V2, whole genome shotgun sequence:
- the LOC109896284 gene encoding small nuclear ribonucleoprotein F, protein MSLPLNPKPFLNGLTGKPVMVKLKWGMEYKGYLVSVDSYMNMQLANTEEYVDGALAGHLGEVLVRCNNVLYIRGVEEEEEDGEMKE, encoded by the exons ATG agtttaCCTCTGAACCCCAAGCCCTTCCTGAACGGCCTGACAGGCAAGCCGGTGATGGTGAAGCTGAAGTGGGGGATGGAGTACAAGGGCTACCTAGTGTCTGTGGACAGCTACATGAACATGCAG TTGGCGAACACAGAAGAGTATGTGGATGGAGCGTTGGCTGGTCACCTTGGAGAAGTACTTGTTAG GTGCAATAATGTTTTATATattagaggagtggaggaagaagaggaggacggaGAAATGAAAGAATGA